CGAGTGGTACCTCTCCGACCGCGTCTGGAAGCGCCGGGCCGCCCGGATCCTGCGGATCGGCACGGCCGTGGGGGTGATCGCGGGCGCCGCGCTCCCGCTGCTCGACCTGACCGGGGTCGCCGAGTCCGTCGCGAGCTGGGGCTATCTGTCGCTGCTGCTCGGTGCCGCCTGCATGGCCTGCGACCGGTACTTCGGGCTGACCTCCGGCTGGATAAGGGACGTGGCGACGGCGCAGGCCGTGCAGCGCCGTCTCCAGGCGCTCCAGTTCGACTGGGCCTCGGAGAGCGTCCGGGAGGTCCTGGGCCCCACGGAGGGCACGGCGAGCGAGGCGGCCGAGCGATGTCTGGGCGTGCTGCGCCGCTTCTCGGAGGACGTGACGGAGCTGGTACGGGCGGAGACCGCGGACTGGATGGTCGAGTTCCGCTCGGGCCCGGCGCCGCTGGCGCTCCAGTCGGTCGGCGTGGTCCCGGCCAGGGCGGAGATCCCCCACCCCTCGGGCCGCTTCCCGCTGCCGCCGGGGACCCGGCCGAACATGCCGCGCCAGCGGCCCCCGGAGACCCGCTAGGACCGGCCTCCGGGCCCCGGGGCCCGGAAGGCCCGCCGGGGCGGGCTTGTCCGGGGCCCGTCGGCGCAGGCCGGTCCAAGGCCCGCCGGCGCAGGCCGGTCCAAGGGCCGTCGGCGCAGGCCGGTCCGAGGCCCGGAGCTCAGCTCAGGATGATCATCGAGCCCTGGGCGAGGCTCCGGGTCGCCGCCGCGTGCAGCCCCAGCCACACGTGCCGCTCCCGCGCGAAGGGATGGTCCTCGTACGGGACGGCCGCGGCCGGCTCCTCCAGGGTGGTGGGCCGCTCCGGCGGCTGCGGGGCCGCCGGCGGGTTCGCCGGGTCGATGCCGATCGAGGGCGCCACGAACTCCAGCTCCCGGAGCAGCCCGTACGAGGAGCCGAGCGGCCCGCCGCCTTCGAGGAGCTCGTCGCTGGCGAGCGGCACCGGGAAGTCCACCGGCACGTACGCGCCGGCGTGGTCGTAGTGCCAGACCAGGTGGGACTGCTGGGCGGTCGCCTCGAACATCTCCAGGAGCTGCTCGTAGTCCCCGCCGAGCTCGCCGACCGGCTCGACCGGCAGTCCGCACATCTGGAGCAGGTAGGCGCGGCGCAGGAAGTGCAGGGCCTCGTAGTCGAATCCTGCGACCGGGGCGACGTCACCGGAGAGCCCCGGCATGTACGCGTACACGGGCACGGTCGGCATCCCGGAGGCGGTCAGCACGGCGTCGTAGGCGGCTATCTCTTCGGCGAAGGGATTGTCGGGGCTGTGGCACAGCACGTCGACGAGGGGGACCAGCCACAGGTCACAGGCCAAGGGAGGCTCGCTCTCCGTCAGTTGCAGGGACGGCCAGGGTAGTCGGCTCGGCCGACGACGCCCACCCGCTGACCACCTGCCCCCGGAGACCCTGCCTCAACCCGGATCAGCGGTCGGTCCGCGCCTCCAGCCGGTCGGCCCATTCCAGCGAGTGCGCGTTGTAGTCCCGTACGACCTGGACGGCGGCCTCCCCGTCGCCGCGGGTGATCGCGTCGACCAGCTCCACGTGTCCGCTCCACAGCCAGCCGAGGACGTCCCGCTCGGAGCGCAGGTAGGGCACGGAGAAGACCCAGGCCTGGACGCGGAGCCGGTGCAGGAAGTCGGCGATGTGGTCGTTGGCGGAGACGAGCCGTCCCAGCTCGCGCCAGTAGCGGATGTCGTAGCCGATGAGGACGTCGAGGTCCCCGGCGCGGGCGGCGCGGGCGGCGGCCTCGCCCCGGCGCCGTATGGAGACCAGCGCGACCCCGATGCCGTGGTCGGGCTCCGGGGGCACGGTCCTCGGCGCGTGGCGGCGGAAGATGCCGTCGACGACGAGCATCCGGGCCTCGACCATGTCCCGGTAGTCGGCGATCGAGTACTGGTGGACGCGGAAGCCGCGGTGCTGGTCGGAGTCGAGGAGGCCCTGCGCGCAGAGGTCGACGAGGGCTTCGCGGACGGGCGTCGCGGAGACGCCGTACTGCTCGGCGATCTGCTTGACGGTGAACTCCTCGCCCGGCTGGAGACGGCCTGCGAGCACTTCGTCACGCAGCGCGTCCGCAATCTGCTGTCGCAAGGTGTTGCGCGTGACAGCTCCGCTCGCGGGCATGGGTCGGCCCCCTCCGTCCGGTTTCGGACACCCTAGTCCAGGCGGAGGGGGCCTCCTCGTTTCGCGGTCAGGCGGTGTGTTCGTCGGCCACCGAGAGGGCCGCGTCGAGGGCTGCGAGACCCTCCTTGACCTCCGCCTCCGAGGCGTTGCAGGCGGGAACGGCGTGGGTGCGGTTCATGTTGATGAAGGGCCACAGGCCGTTCTTCTTCGCCGCGGCGCCGAACGCGGCCATCGGCGCGTTGGCCTCGCCGGCCGCGTTGTACGGGACGAGCGGCTCGCGCGTCTCCTTGTTCTTGACCAGGTCGAGCGCCCAGAACACGCCCATGCCGCGGACCTCGCCGACGGACGGGTGGCGCTCGGCGAGCTCGCGCAGGCCGGGGCCGAGGACGTTCTCGCCGAGGTGGGCGGCGTGCTCGACGACCTTCTCGTCGGCCATCACGTTGATGGTGGCGACGGCGGCGGCGCAGGCCAGCGGGTGACCGGAGTAGGTCAGGCCGCCGGGGTAGGGCCGCTTGTCGAAGGTGGCGGCGATCTCGGCGTTGATGGCGACGCCGCCGAGCGGCACGTAGCCGGAGTTGACGCCCTTGGCGAAGGTCATCAGGTCGGGCACGACGTCGAAGTGCTCGGCGGCGAACCACTTGCCGGTGCGGCCGAAGCCGGCCATGACCTCGTCCAGGACGAAGACGATGCCGTACTTGTCGCAGATCTCGCGGACGCCGGCCAGGTAGCCGGGCGGCGGGGTCATGATGCCGGCGGTGCCGGGCACGGTCTCCAGGATGATCGCGGCGATCGTCGCCGGACCCTCGAAGGCGATCGTGTCCTCCAGGTGCTGGAGGGCCCGCGCGCTCTCCTCCGCCTCGGTGGTGGCGTAGAAGGGCGAGCGGTAGAGGAACGGCGCCCAGAAGCGCACGACGCCCGCGGAGCCGGTGTCGGAGGCCCAGCGGCGCGGGTCGCCGGTCAGGTTGATCGCGGTGGAGGTGGCGCCGTGGTACGAGCGGAAGGCCGAGAGCACCTTGTGGCGGCCCGTGTGCAGGCGGGCCATGCGGACGGCGTTCTCGACGGCCTCGGCGCCGCCGTTGGTGAAGAAGATCTTGTCCAGGTCGCCCGGGGTGCGCTCGGCGATGAGGCGTGCGGCCTCGGAGCGGACGTCCACGGCGAAGGCGGGCGCGAAGGTCGCGAGCTTCCCGGCCTGCTCCTGGATGGCGGCGACGACCTTGGGGTGCTGGTAGCCGATGTTGGTGTAGACGAGGCCGCTGGTGAAGTCGAGGTAGCGGTTGCCGTCGTAGTCCCAGAAGTACGAACCCTCCGCGCCGGCGACGGCGAGCGGGTCGATCAGTCCCTGTGCGGACCAGGAGTGGAAGACGTGCGCGCGGTCGGCGGCCTTGACGGCCGCGCCGGCCTGGGGATCGGGTTCGACATGAGGGGTCATGGGACCGAGGGTAAGGAACCGCAGGTGGGACCGGCCATGGCCATCTTGTCCACCGAGACCGCGACGGACCCGACACGTTGCGGGGTGGGGGGCCTCGGGCGCCCTCTAGGCTGCGGCGCATGTTCATGCCAGGTCGCAGTGCCGCCACCTCGTTCACCGGCTGGGGGATGGTCCTCAGCGCCGGGGCGGCCGTGCTCGTCTCCCTCGCGGGGGTCTCCCCGCACGCGCCGCTCATACCCGCGCCGGCCCTCGCCGGCCTCTCCGTCCTCTTCGCCGCCGCCTGGGTCGTCGCCTCGTATCGGGCGGGCACCCGCACCCGGGACCCGCTGTCCAAGCCGTACCGGGAGACCCGCCGGCCGAACCGCGCCCTGCGGTACGTGCTCGGGTTCGGCGTCACCGTCTCCACCGCCGCCGCGCTCCTGACGGTCTTCACCATCAGCGGCGAGTACGGCCGCGAGACCGAGCGCCTGGAGCGCGCCGGGTACGACCAGTACCGGGTCCCCGTGGTCCGCCTCGTGAGCAGGCCCGAGTTCCACGAGGGCGACGACGACGCCGACCCGTACTACACCACCGACCTCGTCCTGCGGATCCCGTACGAGACCGGCCCTCGCGAGGTCACCGTCCGCGGCATGTACACCCGCGTGAAGCCGCCCGTGGCCGGTCGCACGAAGGTGAGCGCGTACTTCGCGCCCCGCGACCCGGAGGTGCCCGTCGTCGAGAACGGCATCCGCGACACTCGGTGGTTCTTCCTCGTCCCGTTCGCCGTCTGGGGCGGACCGTGGACCCTGATCGCGGGCGGGATCCTCTCGGGCTGCATGGACGACAGCGGGGTGCACCGCCTGCGCCGCTTCGAGCCGGGGCTCCATCTGCCCGCCCTCGGCATCCTCCTCCTCGGCCTGGTCCTGCTCCTTCCGGTGGCCGCGGGCTTCGAGGTGGCGGGCTACGACCGCCTCCCCGCCCTCCTCGCCGTCCCGACCCCGGCCCTGGCCTTCACCTGGCTGGCCAAGCGGGGCTGAAGGGCCCGGCTCACCAGCAGGTGACCTGGCGGACGTGGACGAAGGCCTGGCCGGCAAGGAGCTCCGACACGGCGCTGCGCAGGAGCAGCGGATGCACGAAGCGGTCCGCCGCCGTCGGCGGGAAGCGCCACGCCAGGGGCCAGGTCCGACCGGTGAGGGCCGGGACCGGTACGTAACTCACATGGGCCGGTCCCGCGTTGAAGCGGGTCACCCCGCGCGGCCACGCCCGGTTCGCCGTCGAGCCCGGCGGTACGAGGAAGTAGACCCCGCGTCGGCCGTTCGCCTCGAGGACGACGGGCCCCGGGTCTCCCCCGGTGAGCGCCTCCATCCGGTCGGCCAACCGGCGCCCTTCGTCGCCGTCCATTCGAACGGCGTCGAATTGAACGCCCGCCTTACGGAGTTGGAATCCGGAGACAGGAATCCAATCCACCTTCACTTCCCGATTCTCTGCATTCACGAGACCATGTTCCCGCGTCGGCGCCGGCGTTTTCCACGACTGAAGCGGGCGCGTCGGCAACCCCTTGACCTGCGTCAACACGCCCCGCACGCAGGCGAATTCGGCGGAGTA
The DNA window shown above is from Streptomyces vietnamensis and carries:
- a CDS encoding SLATT domain-containing protein translates to MQPPGPPGGDATRDLTGTPFPLGDWGEPAERLDELYRWVETNALRTAEWYLSDRVWKRRAARILRIGTAVGVIAGAALPLLDLTGVAESVASWGYLSLLLGAACMACDRYFGLTSGWIRDVATAQAVQRRLQALQFDWASESVREVLGPTEGTASEAAERCLGVLRRFSEDVTELVRAETADWMVEFRSGPAPLALQSVGVVPARAEIPHPSGRFPLPPGTRPNMPRQRPPETR
- a CDS encoding GntR family transcriptional regulator yields the protein MPASGAVTRNTLRQQIADALRDEVLAGRLQPGEEFTVKQIAEQYGVSATPVREALVDLCAQGLLDSDQHRGFRVHQYSIADYRDMVEARMLVVDGIFRRHAPRTVPPEPDHGIGVALVSIRRRGEAAARAARAGDLDVLIGYDIRYWRELGRLVSANDHIADFLHRLRVQAWVFSVPYLRSERDVLGWLWSGHVELVDAITRGDGEAAVQVVRDYNAHSLEWADRLEARTDR
- a CDS encoding aspartate aminotransferase family protein, giving the protein MTPHVEPDPQAGAAVKAADRAHVFHSWSAQGLIDPLAVAGAEGSYFWDYDGNRYLDFTSGLVYTNIGYQHPKVVAAIQEQAGKLATFAPAFAVDVRSEAARLIAERTPGDLDKIFFTNGGAEAVENAVRMARLHTGRHKVLSAFRSYHGATSTAINLTGDPRRWASDTGSAGVVRFWAPFLYRSPFYATTEAEESARALQHLEDTIAFEGPATIAAIILETVPGTAGIMTPPPGYLAGVREICDKYGIVFVLDEVMAGFGRTGKWFAAEHFDVVPDLMTFAKGVNSGYVPLGGVAINAEIAATFDKRPYPGGLTYSGHPLACAAAVATINVMADEKVVEHAAHLGENVLGPGLRELAERHPSVGEVRGMGVFWALDLVKNKETREPLVPYNAAGEANAPMAAFGAAAKKNGLWPFINMNRTHAVPACNASEAEVKEGLAALDAALSVADEHTA